A window from Flavobacterium sp. 83 encodes these proteins:
- a CDS encoding AAA family ATPase, whose amino-acid sequence MALQAPSGAGKSYSALLLAQGLTNGNLSKVAVIDTEAGSSNLYAHIGSYNVLNLESPHSPERYIEAIDLCIKSGMEVIILDSISHCWDFLLDYHASLTGNSFTNWNKITPRQKAFVEKILQSDVHIICTMRVKQDYVLSEKNGKMVPEKVGLKAIQRDEISYEFTIVFDIDYKHFATASKDRTNLFEGKPQFVINSNTGKKILDWCNSNMTKGELQVKVSECNNLSELTNLYNANLELAKTIEQDFVAKKNLLQQLTSNVSSNGNGTH is encoded by the coding sequence ATGGCTTTACAGGCTCCATCAGGAGCAGGAAAAAGTTACAGTGCTTTATTATTAGCTCAAGGTTTAACCAATGGAAACCTTTCTAAAGTGGCTGTGATAGACACAGAAGCAGGCTCAAGCAATCTTTATGCTCACATAGGTAGTTACAATGTTCTTAACCTAGAGTCTCCTCATTCCCCTGAAAGATATATTGAGGCAATAGACTTATGCATCAAGTCAGGGATGGAAGTGATAATTCTTGATAGCATCAGCCATTGCTGGGATTTCTTATTGGATTATCATGCTTCCCTTACTGGAAACTCATTTACAAATTGGAACAAGATAACTCCTAGACAAAAAGCATTTGTAGAAAAGATTCTTCAAAGTGATGTTCATATCATTTGCACAATGCGAGTAAAACAAGACTATGTGTTAAGTGAAAAAAACGGGAAAATGGTTCCTGAAAAAGTAGGGTTAAAAGCAATTCAAAGAGATGAGATTAGCTACGAGTTTACAATAGTTTTTGACATCGATTATAAACATTTTGCAACTGCTTCCAAAGACAGAACCAATTTGTTTGAGGGGAAACCTCAGTTTGTTATTAACTCAAACACTGGTAAGAAGATTTTAGATTGGTGCAACAGCAACATGACTAAAGGAGAGCTACAGGTTAAGGTAAGTGAATGTAATAACCTATCAGAGCTTACAAACCTTTATAATGCAAACCTAGAGTTGGCTAAAACTATTGAACAGGACTTTGTAGCCAAGAAAAACCTTCTACAACAACTAACCTCAAATGTATCATCAAATGGAAATGGAACTCACTAA
- a CDS encoding DUF3871 family protein: MYHQMEMELTKIRNEETLSQIPGALKKIISPGLSDSSQILTNTSFIESNSENRSENLGEDRQVSPVPVFLNYIKDPGLYESSNIIQKSPFIEANTEVTTLFQLENECTTAVFSKDNELTIAHHDFIVAMRECASKVFGNEVISEPDIRVSHVIKGRISEALRKPVQELLPHEKTMYWERLAFVIEIPTITRVVGGNTLTLCVGGVRALNHQNLYSKKSVERFKVFTGFRNKICTNTCVSTDGILNDVKVLSINELKNHIMQLLSSYNMENHFSQMQNLENKYLTENQFCQILGRGRLYQHLPKKLKAGIPELLFNDGQLNAIAKAYFEDENFSKNENGDINCWKMYNLLTGANKSSYIDNFLDKSLNAFHFSEGISKAIDGDSAYRWFLS, from the coding sequence ATGTATCATCAAATGGAAATGGAACTCACTAAAATCAGAAACGAGGAGACTCTTTCACAAATACCTGGAGCCTTAAAAAAGATTATATCTCCAGGTTTAAGTGACTCTTCACAAATACTCACAAATACTTCTTTTATTGAATCTAATTCAGAAAATAGAAGTGAAAATTTGGGAGAAGATAGACAAGTTTCACCTGTACCTGTATTCCTTAACTATATAAAGGATCCAGGTTTATACGAATCTTCTAATATTATACAAAAATCACCTTTCATAGAAGCTAACACAGAAGTTACAACGCTATTTCAGCTCGAAAATGAATGCACAACGGCTGTCTTTTCCAAAGATAATGAGTTAACAATTGCGCATCACGATTTTATTGTGGCGATGCGTGAATGTGCTTCTAAAGTCTTTGGTAATGAAGTTATTTCAGAACCTGACATTAGAGTTTCACACGTTATAAAAGGTCGAATATCCGAAGCACTGCGAAAACCTGTTCAAGAACTTTTACCACACGAAAAAACCATGTACTGGGAAAGATTAGCATTCGTTATTGAAATTCCCACTATTACTAGAGTTGTCGGAGGAAACACTTTAACATTATGTGTAGGTGGCGTAAGAGCTTTAAACCATCAAAATCTGTACAGCAAAAAAAGTGTGGAACGCTTTAAAGTATTCACTGGTTTCAGAAATAAAATTTGTACAAATACCTGTGTTTCAACTGATGGCATATTAAATGATGTAAAAGTTTTAAGCATCAATGAACTAAAAAATCACATTATGCAACTACTTTCCAGTTACAATATGGAAAATCATTTTTCACAGATGCAAAATTTGGAAAACAAGTACTTGACTGAAAACCAGTTTTGCCAAATTCTTGGTAGAGGAAGATTATATCAACATTTGCCGAAAAAGTTAAAAGCAGGTATTCCTGAACTTCTATTTAATGATGGGCAGTTAAACGCTATAGCTAAAGCCTACTTTGAAGATGAAAATTTCTCTAAAAATGAAAATGGAGATATTAATTGTTGGAAAATGTATAACCTTTTGACTGGCGCAAATAAGTCGAGTTATATCGATAACTTTTTAGATAAAAGTTTAAATGCCTTCCATTTTTCGGAAGGAATTTCAAAGGCAATTGACGGCGATAGTGCTTACCGTTGGTTTTTGAGTTGA
- a CDS encoding Y-family DNA polymerase → MYALIDCNNFYASCERVFRPSLRNKPIVVLSNNDGCVVARSNESKALGVKMGVPIFQINDIVKQHSIVVCSSNYTLYGDLSNRVMTLIKQFSPDVEVYSIDEAFLKFQNHKYANLDEIGLEMHRIVKKGVGIPISIGFAPTKALAKVANKIAKKFPERTKNYYIIDNEEKRIKALKWTKIEDVWGIGRQFSKRLQSIGVINAYQFTQLSDSYVRKYYTVVGLRLKKDLEGEPTINFEDIKPKQNIATTRSFDVMMKTQDELRERVSTFASLAGVKLRSQNSNCELIQVFIYTNRFRQDLPQYSGYKTVKLPFPTSSTFELNKYAQMALNSIYKDGYSYKKAGVILMGISQDETQQLSMFEYENPKHKVLMNVLDKLNIKMGEKVKFGGQDLKRKWKMKQDSLSPCYSTNLKDIITINC, encoded by the coding sequence ATGTATGCTTTAATTGATTGTAACAATTTTTATGCTAGCTGTGAACGAGTTTTTAGGCCTAGTCTAAGAAATAAACCTATTGTTGTTTTAAGTAACAATGACGGATGTGTTGTTGCACGTTCCAATGAATCTAAAGCACTGGGAGTTAAAATGGGTGTTCCCATTTTTCAGATTAATGATATAGTTAAACAGCACAGTATTGTGGTTTGTTCTTCAAACTATACTCTTTACGGTGATTTATCCAATAGAGTAATGACTTTAATTAAACAATTTTCTCCCGATGTTGAAGTGTACAGTATTGATGAAGCATTCCTTAAATTCCAAAACCACAAATATGCCAATCTGGATGAAATAGGTTTAGAGATGCACCGTATTGTAAAAAAAGGAGTTGGAATTCCAATTTCAATAGGTTTTGCACCCACAAAAGCACTTGCCAAGGTTGCTAACAAAATTGCCAAGAAGTTCCCTGAAAGAACCAAGAACTATTACATAATAGATAACGAAGAAAAGAGAATTAAAGCACTAAAATGGACTAAAATTGAAGATGTGTGGGGTATTGGAAGACAGTTTTCAAAAAGACTTCAGTCAATAGGTGTTATCAACGCATATCAATTTACTCAATTAAGCGATTCCTATGTTAGAAAGTATTATACCGTTGTTGGGTTAAGGCTTAAAAAAGATTTGGAAGGAGAACCAACAATAAATTTTGAAGATATAAAGCCTAAACAGAATATTGCAACAACACGAAGTTTTGATGTGATGATGAAAACACAGGATGAATTGAGAGAGCGAGTTTCTACATTTGCATCACTGGCTGGAGTTAAATTAAGGAGTCAAAATAGTAATTGTGAATTGATACAGGTCTTTATTTATACCAACAGGTTTAGGCAAGATTTACCGCAATACAGTGGCTATAAAACAGTCAAATTGCCATTCCCAACTTCTTCCACATTTGAGTTAAATAAGTATGCCCAAATGGCTTTAAATTCAATTTATAAAGATGGGTATAGTTACAAAAAAGCGGGTGTGATATTAATGGGAATCAGTCAAGATGAAACACAACAATTATCAATGTTTGAGTATGAAAATCCAAAGCATAAAGTTCTAATGAATGTGTTAGATAAACTGAATATTAAGATGGGTGAGAAGGTGAAGTTTGGTGGTCAAGATTTAAAAAGAAAATGGAAAATGAAACAGGATAGTTTGTCACCTTGTTATAGCACCAATTTGAAAGATATTATAACAATTAATTGCTAA
- a CDS encoding LexA family transcriptional regulator, giving the protein MKVRNINSVTLEFLKSDLTSINEVPFFDEGISAGFPSPADDFQELKISFDKEVFGTSPSTIFCTRVSGSSMEGAGISNNDIIAVDRLLDPEDGDIAVCLIHDEFTLKRLKVDKDCIWLMPENDNYKPIQITDNESFQIWGIVINTLKFHRKRK; this is encoded by the coding sequence ATGAAAGTAAGAAATATTAATAGCGTTACCCTCGAATTCTTAAAATCCGATTTAACATCAATTAATGAGGTTCCATTTTTTGATGAGGGTATCTCCGCTGGTTTTCCTTCTCCTGCTGATGATTTCCAAGAGTTGAAAATAAGCTTTGATAAAGAGGTGTTTGGTACTTCGCCATCAACTATTTTTTGTACCAGAGTTAGTGGTTCATCTATGGAAGGTGCTGGGATTTCAAATAATGACATTATTGCAGTTGATAGATTACTTGACCCAGAAGATGGTGATATTGCAGTTTGTCTTATTCACGATGAATTCACACTTAAAAGATTAAAGGTTGATAAGGACTGTATTTGGTTAATGCCAGAAAACGATAATTACAAACCAATCCAAATTACAGATAACGAATCGTTTCAGATCTGGGGTATTGTTATCAACACCTTAAAATTCCACCGCAAAAGAAAATAG
- a CDS encoding Abi family protein yields MKYTKPAVTFPDQVSILKQRGLQFKDEAKAEHILSTISFYRLRAYTYPFQDNINPSHPFIIPVTFESIIELYKFDRKLRLIIFDAVEKMEVAIRTQIIYQFSLNYGSHWQLEPSLYRDIPRFARHIQSLNEEIDRSDETFIKHYKTKYTQPTQPPSWMTLEVASMGLLSKLYQNLKDGPEKKSVASYFGLPNVVIMENWLLCFSNLRNICAHHGRLWNRRYTAKPLLPYNTAKPFYSKADIKGIYPNKFYAIASCMLYMLNQIDPENTFKLQIIKAMQRCPMQQEKEMGFPTGWQKQNLWK; encoded by the coding sequence ATGAAATACACAAAGCCTGCGGTGACCTTCCCGGATCAAGTAAGTATTTTAAAACAAAGAGGACTCCAATTTAAGGATGAAGCTAAAGCTGAACATATTCTATCTACGATTAGCTTCTATAGGCTAAGAGCATATACTTATCCTTTTCAAGATAATATTAATCCAAGTCATCCATTTATTATTCCTGTGACTTTCGAGAGTATTATTGAACTTTATAAATTTGACAGAAAACTACGTCTAATTATATTTGATGCAGTGGAAAAGATGGAAGTGGCTATAAGGACACAAATCATATATCAGTTTTCTTTGAATTATGGGAGTCATTGGCAATTAGAACCTTCGCTTTATAGGGATATACCTAGATTTGCTAGGCATATACAATCATTGAATGAAGAAATAGACCGCTCAGATGAAACATTTATTAAGCACTATAAGACAAAATATACTCAGCCTACTCAACCACCATCTTGGATGACATTAGAGGTAGCAAGCATGGGTCTTCTCTCTAAATTGTACCAAAATTTAAAAGATGGTCCTGAAAAGAAATCGGTAGCTTCCTATTTTGGTCTGCCTAATGTAGTAATTATGGAAAATTGGTTATTGTGTTTTAGTAATCTAAGAAATATTTGTGCTCACCATGGAAGATTATGGAACAGAAGGTATACAGCTAAGCCACTTTTGCCATATAATACAGCAAAACCCTTTTATAGTAAGGCAGATATAAAAGGAATATATCCGAATAAATTTTATGCAATTGCAAGCTGTATGTTATATATGTTAAATCAGATAGATCCCGAAAATACTTTTAAGTTACAAATCATTAAAGCAATGCAAAGATGTCCCATGCAACAGGAAAAAGAAATGGGATTTCCTACTGGTTGGCAAAAGCAAAATCTTTGGAAATAA
- a CDS encoding McrC family protein yields the protein MSKGNFIQVFEYQKIRYDANGDFKSHHFDSMVLYNEKNQSKHFTVIHKGIQFNSYVGVIQIGGLTIEILPKADNDISHSEEQKKKWQGVLLNMLRVCKHITVDNVSETNLSKRYNSILEVYFEMYLNEVESLVKRGLIKKYRRVQSNQLALRGKLLFSQNIQKNIVHKERFYCEHQIYDKEHLLHLILLRGLKVLDSLISSHLKDKLNRLLFEFYDYKEININATHFDKINLERKSLPYQKAVDIAKMLILNYSPNLNSGNDNMLTLLFDMNKLWEEYIYRILQKHKPEGYRVNFQNKTSFWEHKTIRPDILIASDTNEIFVIDTKWKIVDSRNPSDDDLKQMFTYNLHWEAEKSMLLYPKINQEDSKFGVYHFDGLEKKCKLGFVSIVDNGIRRSENIVLEIMEKLK from the coding sequence TTGAGTAAGGGCAATTTTATACAGGTTTTTGAATATCAAAAAATTAGATATGATGCAAATGGTGATTTCAAAAGTCATCATTTTGATTCTATGGTGCTATATAATGAAAAGAACCAAAGTAAACATTTTACAGTTATTCATAAAGGTATTCAGTTCAATAGTTACGTAGGAGTAATTCAAATAGGAGGCTTAACTATAGAGATACTGCCTAAAGCAGATAATGACATTTCGCATTCAGAAGAACAAAAGAAAAAGTGGCAAGGTGTACTTTTAAATATGCTCCGAGTTTGTAAACACATTACAGTTGACAATGTCTCAGAAACTAATTTAAGCAAAAGATACAATTCAATTTTAGAAGTATATTTTGAAATGTACTTAAATGAAGTAGAAAGCTTAGTAAAGAGAGGTTTAATAAAAAAATACAGAAGAGTTCAAAGCAATCAATTAGCTCTTAGAGGGAAATTGTTGTTTTCACAAAACATACAGAAAAATATAGTTCATAAAGAAAGGTTCTATTGTGAGCATCAAATTTATGATAAAGAACACTTATTACATTTAATATTGTTGAGAGGTCTAAAGGTCTTAGATTCGCTTATCAGTAGCCATTTAAAAGACAAACTAAACAGGCTGTTATTTGAGTTCTATGATTATAAAGAAATCAATATCAATGCAACACATTTTGATAAGATAAATTTAGAAAGAAAGTCTTTACCTTATCAAAAAGCTGTTGATATAGCGAAAATGCTAATCCTAAATTACTCACCTAATTTGAATTCAGGGAATGACAATATGCTCACACTATTGTTTGACATGAATAAACTTTGGGAGGAATACATTTATAGAATTTTGCAGAAACATAAACCAGAAGGATACAGAGTTAATTTTCAAAACAAGACAAGTTTTTGGGAGCATAAAACCATTAGACCTGATATACTGATAGCTTCTGATACCAATGAAATATTTGTTATCGACACTAAATGGAAAATAGTAGATTCCAGAAACCCTTCTGATGATGATTTGAAGCAAATGTTCACTTATAATCTACATTGGGAAGCAGAAAAAAGCATGCTCTTATATCCAAAAATAAACCAAGAGGATAGCAAGTTTGGAGTTTATCATTTTGATGGTTTAGAGAAGAAATGCAAGTTAGGGTTTGTGAGTATAGTGGATAATGGTATAAGAAGAAGTGAGAATATAGTTCTTGAAATAATGGAAAAATTGAAATAA
- a CDS encoding AAA family ATPase, with protein MENLYKLKEEFLNIWSLDRVRSMTLEEYTNLNRDDSFCYWLESRTTDLGGIGGGSAYKFGIYKRSDLSRAVEADNRKTDGEYAWFTKYGANTKEEAFESVKGIIIDIIECVKNNRLERIDKIDLGAAYKWKIAFLYSDFNIINIFKYEALKFLALGKGFDKTKRQPISEYQKFLMNLKSDEEDYFTYAHNLWREYEDSLKRTESISVNQKQLFINWLISSNLDPEIAEDLESLSDDVLAKGYFSKPIYDCTTYDDVVQLSFQDPISENWNGCYEHYNNFVFTQLTDKTGIDLFIKYGLVTVSNRAEFEKFTKNNYWSGDNKKAYEQYVNGFHKDSRLAIYSRINKNQIKIGALGTVINNPNNGFELKVEWDSDFESFTVDLICNPGTLDFYEIQPYCNEDENLDIKNIFYNIKPKVNCMTHPLNQILYGAPGTGKTYNTKRLAVEIIDGLDYSKSDRNTVLKRYQELYSSKQINFTTFHQSSSYEDFIEGIKPVLKSDDDNDDTIITKDTIEYEIKDGLFKNLCRLAEGVSGNIEVVENFDFQNKNFYKMSLGGKNHLEKHNWSIKNNLVFLGWGRDKDFTKLKDIKDWKTFRDTFKKEFPELVEDSKFVIQAVYAFQNMKIGDVVVITKGNNVLDAIGIIESEYFYDDSQEIDHYQFRKVKWLATNMNASPQLFIDKNISQQAIYQFYNDDVKIDVFNENFKKENKKAEHKKYVLIIDEINRGNISSIFGELITLLEDDKRKGILKENKEAIEVELPYSDDKFSVPDNLYIIGTMNTADRSVESLDTALRRRFSFVEMYPNSEILKNEHDSKGIISNEEGEIDLVQLLETINGRIEILIDKDHKIGHSFFINTKTFQELKLVFKDKVIPLLEEYFFGDFGKVGLVLGKGFIEKADVKDKVAFADFDHDDKDILREKAIYLFSKCADWKANDFIQIYK; from the coding sequence ATGGAGAACTTATACAAACTCAAAGAAGAGTTTTTAAATATATGGTCATTAGATAGAGTTAGAAGCATGACTCTTGAAGAATATACAAACTTAAATAGAGATGATTCTTTTTGTTATTGGTTAGAAAGTAGGACTACTGATTTAGGAGGTATTGGGGGAGGCTCTGCTTATAAATTTGGCATTTACAAAAGAAGTGATTTAAGTAGAGCTGTTGAGGCTGATAATAGAAAAACAGATGGTGAATATGCTTGGTTTACAAAATATGGAGCAAACACAAAGGAAGAAGCTTTCGAATCTGTAAAAGGAATAATCATTGATATAATTGAATGTGTAAAAAACAACAGACTTGAAAGAATAGATAAAATTGATTTAGGAGCTGCTTACAAATGGAAAATTGCTTTTTTGTACAGTGATTTTAATATCATAAATATTTTTAAATATGAAGCTTTAAAGTTTCTTGCTTTAGGAAAAGGATTTGATAAAACTAAAAGACAGCCTATTTCAGAATATCAAAAATTCCTAATGAATTTAAAATCTGATGAAGAAGACTACTTTACTTATGCCCATAACTTATGGAGAGAATATGAAGACTCTTTAAAAAGAACAGAATCTATATCTGTAAACCAAAAACAACTTTTTATAAATTGGTTAATCTCAAGTAATCTAGACCCTGAAATAGCTGAAGATTTAGAATCCCTATCAGATGATGTTCTAGCAAAAGGTTATTTTTCTAAACCAATATATGATTGCACAACCTATGATGATGTTGTACAGTTGTCATTTCAGGACCCTATTTCAGAAAATTGGAATGGTTGTTATGAACATTATAACAACTTTGTATTTACCCAATTAACAGATAAGACAGGAATAGATTTATTCATAAAATACGGATTAGTTACAGTAAGTAATAGAGCAGAATTTGAAAAATTTACAAAGAATAACTACTGGAGCGGGGATAATAAAAAAGCATATGAGCAGTATGTAAATGGATTTCACAAAGACTCTAGGTTAGCAATTTATAGCAGAATTAATAAAAATCAAATAAAAATTGGAGCACTTGGGACTGTTATTAATAACCCTAACAATGGATTTGAATTAAAAGTTGAATGGGATTCTGATTTTGAAAGTTTTACTGTTGACTTAATTTGCAATCCAGGCACTTTAGATTTCTATGAGATTCAGCCTTACTGTAACGAAGATGAAAATTTAGATATAAAAAATATTTTCTACAACATTAAACCAAAAGTTAACTGTATGACTCATCCTTTAAATCAGATTCTTTATGGTGCACCTGGAACTGGTAAAACCTATAATACTAAAAGATTAGCAGTAGAAATAATTGATGGCTTAGATTATTCCAAATCAGATAGAAATACTGTTTTAAAAAGGTATCAGGAATTGTATAGTTCAAAACAAATCAATTTTACAACTTTTCATCAAAGTTCCAGTTACGAGGATTTTATTGAAGGGATAAAACCGGTATTAAAATCTGATGATGATAATGATGATACTATTATTACGAAAGATACTATTGAATATGAAATTAAAGATGGTCTTTTCAAAAATTTATGTAGACTAGCAGAAGGTGTTTCGGGAAATATTGAAGTTGTTGAAAATTTTGATTTTCAGAACAAAAATTTCTACAAAATGAGTCTAGGAGGAAAAAATCATTTAGAAAAGCATAATTGGAGTATTAAAAATAATTTGGTTTTTCTAGGTTGGGGTCGTGATAAAGATTTTACAAAACTTAAAGATATTAAAGATTGGAAAACTTTCAGAGACACCTTTAAAAAGGAATTTCCAGAATTAGTAGAGGACAGTAAATTTGTGATTCAAGCAGTTTATGCCTTTCAAAATATGAAGATAGGTGATGTAGTAGTTATTACTAAAGGGAATAATGTACTAGATGCTATAGGTATTATTGAAAGTGAATATTTTTATGACGACTCACAGGAAATTGATCATTATCAATTTAGAAAAGTAAAATGGTTAGCTACTAATATGAATGCTTCTCCTCAATTATTTATAGATAAGAACATATCTCAACAAGCTATTTATCAGTTCTATAATGATGACGTTAAAATTGATGTATTCAATGAGAATTTCAAAAAAGAAAACAAGAAAGCGGAACATAAAAAATATGTATTAATCATTGACGAAATAAATAGAGGAAATATTTCTTCAATCTTTGGAGAGTTAATTACTTTATTAGAAGATGATAAAAGGAAAGGAATTTTAAAAGAAAATAAAGAAGCTATAGAGGTTGAATTACCTTATTCTGATGATAAATTTTCTGTTCCTGACAATCTTTATATCATAGGAACAATGAATACTGCTGACAGAAGTGTAGAGTCGTTAGATACTGCATTAAGAAGAAGATTTTCATTTGTAGAAATGTATCCTAATTCCGAAATCCTGAAAAATGAGCATGACTCTAAAGGTATTATTTCAAATGAAGAAGGAGAAATAGATCTTGTGCAGCTTTTGGAAACAATTAATGGCAGAATTGAAATTTTGATAGATAAGGACCATAAAATTGGACATTCTTTTTTCATAAATACTAAAACTTTTCAAGAATTAAAACTTGTTTTTAAAGACAAAGTAATTCCTTTATTAGAGGAGTATTTCTTTGGAGATTTTGGAAAGGTAGGTTTAGTTCTAGGTAAAGGATTTATTGAAAAAGCAGATGTTAAAGATAAAGTTGCCTTTGCTGATTTTGACCATGATGACAAAGATATTTTAAGAGAAAAGGCAATTTATCTATTTTCCAAATGTGCTGATTGGAAAGCTAATGATTTTATTCAAATTTATAAATAA
- a CDS encoding DUF6161 domain-containing protein — translation MTIKDLRKKIAESNFAEEINKVEIEINLSHLNYNKNLKGLSSIYSFFLEQKTNWEATQNIPDDFKTSKDFYLNFHNKFFSISNYFDTIENFNYYFTSYKNELLSYLQNYSSLIFPFEVTETKFLLDIFKNNTKEFEGAFNYLTNSNFQIRNDKDYFNGLLLGSEFKEKDKSNRSARVQNDKKELSDLRNAYNKKIVDAEHDLTEHIINTEKNYKTHLEEIDTLKEEKDSEFNTWFENTKNEEWKKWYDEKKETLTRLEKTYETNLKLEKPARYWQTKSTKYFDQAENAQYYLKWIIGISSLFLALILVIAPDYIFEKVFDANPVKIIRWSFVFLTLITLIAFTIKALSKYMFSSYHLARDAEERHTLTFFYLSLLKDTEIKEEERLMILQSLFSRTDTGLLKEDSSPTLPGGIFEKFK, via the coding sequence ATGACAATAAAAGACTTAAGAAAAAAAATTGCTGAAAGTAATTTTGCAGAAGAAATAAATAAGGTTGAAATTGAAATTAATTTATCTCATTTAAATTATAATAAAAACTTAAAGGGTCTTTCGTCTATCTATAGTTTTTTTTTAGAGCAAAAGACAAATTGGGAAGCAACGCAGAATATACCTGATGATTTCAAAACTTCTAAAGATTTTTACTTAAATTTTCACAATAAGTTTTTCTCGATAAGTAATTATTTTGACACCATTGAAAACTTTAATTACTACTTCACATCTTATAAAAATGAGTTGCTTAGTTATCTTCAAAATTATAGCAGTTTAATTTTCCCTTTTGAGGTTACTGAAACAAAATTTTTATTAGATATTTTCAAAAATAACACAAAGGAATTTGAAGGCGCTTTTAATTATTTGACTAATTCTAATTTTCAAATTAGAAATGATAAAGATTATTTTAATGGATTATTATTAGGATCTGAATTTAAAGAAAAAGATAAATCCAATAGAAGTGCAAGAGTCCAAAACGATAAAAAAGAGTTATCAGATTTGAGAAATGCATATAATAAAAAAATAGTAGATGCAGAACATGATTTAACTGAACATATTATTAATACTGAAAAAAATTATAAAACTCATTTAGAAGAAATTGATACTTTAAAAGAAGAAAAAGATTCTGAATTTAATACTTGGTTTGAAAATACAAAAAATGAAGAATGGAAAAAATGGTATGATGAAAAAAAAGAAACTTTGACAAGATTAGAAAAAACCTATGAAACAAATTTAAAACTTGAAAAACCTGCAAGGTATTGGCAAACAAAGTCAACGAAGTATTTTGACCAAGCAGAAAATGCTCAATACTATTTAAAATGGATTATAGGAATCTCATCACTATTTCTTGCCTTAATTTTAGTTATTGCACCTGATTATATTTTTGAAAAAGTATTTGATGCGAACCCAGTAAAAATAATCAGATGGTCTTTTGTTTTTCTGACACTAATAACATTAATTGCTTTTACAATTAAGGCTTTGTCAAAATATATGTTTAGTTCTTACCATCTTGCTAGAGACGCGGAAGAAAGGCATACATTAACATTTTTCTATTTATCCTTATTAAAAGATACAGAAATCAAAGAAGAGGAAAGATTAATGATTTTGCAATCACTATTTAGTAGAACTGACACTGGGCTTTTAAAAGAAGATTCATCGCCAACTTTACCAGGAGGCATTTTTGAAAAGTTTAAATAA